The Pseudodesulfovibrio sp. zrk46 genome contains a region encoding:
- a CDS encoding redoxin domain-containing protein, with product MSIENNNEELFPEFAKVGQPVPEFKMESFDPTEGGFNEVDLGAIRKEGKWAILFFYPADFTFVCPTELADLAAKHKELTDLGAEVISVSTDTKFTHLAWKNDERLLADVKYKMAADPTGEVSRFFDVWDYDTGLALRGTFIINPEGLLVSSEINFYNVGRNADELTRKMEANHYLKDHPEEACPAKWTPGGKTLTPSEKLVGNVYEALND from the coding sequence ATGAGCATCGAGAATAATAACGAAGAACTTTTCCCTGAATTCGCCAAAGTAGGCCAGCCTGTGCCTGAGTTCAAGATGGAATCCTTTGACCCCACTGAGGGCGGGTTCAACGAAGTGGACTTGGGCGCCATCCGCAAGGAAGGCAAGTGGGCCATCCTCTTCTTCTACCCGGCAGACTTCACCTTTGTCTGCCCCACCGAGCTGGCTGATCTGGCTGCCAAGCACAAGGAACTGACTGATCTCGGCGCCGAGGTGATCTCCGTGTCCACCGACACCAAGTTCACTCACCTGGCCTGGAAGAACGACGAACGCCTGCTGGCTGACGTGAAATACAAGATGGCCGCCGATCCCACCGGCGAAGTGTCTCGCTTCTTCGATGTCTGGGATTACGACACCGGCCTGGCCCTGCGCGGCACCTTCATCATTAATCCCGAAGGTCTGCTGGTCTCCTCCGAGATCAACTTCTACAACGTGGGTCGTAACGCCGACGAGCTGACCCGCAAGATGGAAGCAAACCACTACCTGAAGGATCACCCGGAAGAAGCCTGCCCCGCCAAGTGGACCCCGGGCGGCAAGACCCTGACTCCCAGCGAGAAGCTGGTGGGCAACGTCTACGAAGCTCTGAACGACTAG